One part of the Synergistaceae bacterium genome encodes these proteins:
- a CDS encoding sulfurtransferase TusA family protein, whose amino-acid sequence MSEVITVNAKGLSCPQPVLETRKAISGLESGVVVVLVDTATSRNNVTRFAENKGWRVNVSELDEGGYKLTLEK is encoded by the coding sequence ATGAGTGAAGTAATAACAGTTAATGCAAAAGGGTTATCTTGTCCGCAGCCTGTACTTGAGACCCGTAAAGCAATTTCAGGACTCGAATCTGGAGTCGTTGTAGTTCTTGTCGATACAGCAACATCAAGAAATAATGTAACTCGTTTTGCAGAAAATAAAGGTTGGCGGGTCAATGTCAGCGAACTTGACGAGGGCGGCTACAAATTAACGCTTGAGAAGTGA
- a CDS encoding MBL fold metallo-hydrolase produces the protein MQIKAIQFSNNGFMTQAFAFGGENKNDGSPDVKYSSSLQNYLIDTGTEIILVDTGMPYGFKETPVTEKTQIDTGKKICEYIDAFKALGYKPEQVTKILVTHKHPDHTGELKSFPNAKIYIGPEDADTLKLTGDNVIRCEYTDGAYKNFEHCQKIADGIYFIKARGHTNGNSIIIVENDGKFYLIHGDVTYTDAALKANKLSVVFEDLAAARDTLNRVREFIRNNPTVYLSTHTPEAIENLEKNLIMKLD, from the coding sequence ATGCAAATCAAAGCTATACAATTTTCTAATAACGGCTTCATGACGCAGGCTTTTGCTTTCGGCGGAGAAAACAAGAACGACGGCAGCCCCGATGTAAAATATTCTTCGAGTCTGCAAAATTATTTAATCGACACAGGCACAGAAATTATACTTGTCGATACAGGTATGCCCTACGGTTTTAAGGAGACTCCCGTTACAGAGAAAACCCAGATCGACACCGGCAAAAAAATTTGCGAGTACATCGACGCATTTAAAGCACTCGGTTATAAGCCCGAACAGGTAACGAAAATTTTAGTAACTCACAAGCACCCCGACCACACAGGCGAGTTAAAGTCCTTCCCGAACGCAAAAATCTATATCGGCCCCGAAGACGCAGACACACTCAAATTAACCGGCGATAATGTCATCAGATGTGAATACACTGACGGAGCTTACAAAAATTTCGAACACTGCCAGAAAATCGCAGACGGAATTTATTTCATCAAAGCACGCGGCCACACTAACGGCAACAGCATTATTATTGTCGAGAATGACGGCAAATTTTACTTGATTCACGGCGACGTAACTTACACTGACGCAGCATTGAAGGCAAATAAATTATCCGTAGTCTTTGAGGATCTAGCAGCAGCACGCGACACACTTAACCGAGTCCGCGAATTTATCAGGAATAATCCGACAGTCTATTTATCGACTCATACGCCTGAAGCAATCGAGAATCTTGAGAAAAATTTAATTATGAAGCTGGACTAA
- a CDS encoding response regulator transcription factor: MTKILLADDHNLFIEGLTELMRKYPDIELIGQAKNGLDSIEQAQKLRPDLILMDIAMPELNGIKAARQILAKLPLTKIIVLSMYNSRELIVESLRAGAQGYILKECSSSELHEAIITVIGGNFYIARSSLAVVVEDYLRLLKADERNSARLLSEREREVLKLLADGKNTKEIAYDLSISKNTVDVHRRHIMEKTGCTSMAALVRYAIREGY; encoded by the coding sequence ATGACAAAAATATTATTAGCAGACGATCATAATTTATTTATTGAAGGTTTGACAGAGTTAATGCGCAAATATCCTGATATAGAACTTATCGGCCAAGCTAAAAACGGTCTTGACTCAATAGAACAAGCGCAGAAATTAAGGCCGGATTTGATTCTAATGGATATAGCAATGCCGGAGCTTAACGGGATTAAGGCTGCTAGACAAATTCTCGCAAAATTGCCCCTCACAAAAATTATAGTTCTCTCAATGTATAACAGCCGTGAATTAATAGTCGAGAGTCTGCGGGCCGGCGCACAGGGTTATATCTTGAAAGAATGCAGCTCTAGTGAATTACATGAGGCTATAATAACAGTTATAGGCGGAAATTTTTATATTGCGCGTTCATCACTTGCAGTCGTTGTTGAAGATTATTTGCGTTTGCTCAAGGCCGACGAGAGAAACTCAGCGCGTTTATTGTCGGAACGTGAGCGGGAAGTCCTGAAACTTTTAGCGGACGGCAAGAACACGAAGGAAATAGCTTATGATCTCTCAATCAGCAAAAACACTGTAGACGTTCACAGGCGGCACATCATGGAAAAAACCGGCTGCACGAGTATGGCTGCTCTTGTGCGTTATGCGATAAGGGAGGGCTACTAA
- a CDS encoding RelA/SpoT domain-containing protein, with translation MDKRRTNEIGIRYVESLTLYEEFATRIRNLIQDLVELEGVEFYAIEGWAKPPAELLRALSALEENELNAIDLVTVRVLLRFPEDVLKIESVVKSEFDIDSTRSVPSSGLEDPFRFGYPAVVYILSLSESRANLREWAKYKNLSFRLELPTMLQEAWATIFPRVNRTVGAISEKKLTRELVLLAGLLETADKGFLNLRNEIKDEAVLIPPSENPGRSKPESINAEKLFTDEELYNLFKEDDSILAKWNAAALEAGFPEFTPDSNYLRESFNYLCNILRASGLDTISDVKKFLADMESDNKGLRQLQTIHDTFRENTNWKMDPFSALFLLVLNFKWDNLKDKDLVKLNIKSGSDRITGGK, from the coding sequence ATGGATAAACGCAGAACTAATGAAATCGGAATAAGATATGTCGAGAGCCTCACGCTTTACGAGGAATTTGCGACAAGAATCAGGAATTTAATTCAGGATTTAGTCGAGCTTGAGGGAGTCGAATTTTACGCGATAGAAGGCTGGGCAAAACCTCCGGCGGAATTGTTGCGCGCACTTTCTGCACTTGAGGAAAACGAATTAAACGCTATTGACCTCGTTACAGTTAGAGTCTTGCTGCGATTCCCTGAGGACGTGCTGAAAATTGAGTCGGTCGTAAAATCTGAATTTGATATTGATTCGACTCGTTCTGTACCATCCAGCGGGCTTGAAGATCCGTTCAGATTTGGTTATCCGGCAGTTGTGTACATTTTATCGCTGTCAGAATCAAGAGCTAATTTGCGTGAATGGGCGAAATATAAAAATTTGAGCTTCAGACTCGAACTTCCTACAATGTTACAAGAGGCATGGGCTACGATTTTCCCGCGAGTGAATCGCACTGTAGGGGCAATTTCCGAGAAAAAATTAACGCGCGAACTAGTTTTATTAGCGGGACTGCTTGAGACTGCCGACAAAGGCTTCTTAAATTTGCGCAACGAGATAAAGGACGAGGCCGTATTAATTCCGCCTTCAGAAAATCCCGGACGTTCAAAGCCTGAGTCAATCAATGCCGAAAAACTTTTTACAGACGAAGAATTATATAATTTGTTCAAGGAAGATGACTCAATTCTCGCGAAATGGAACGCAGCAGCACTTGAAGCAGGATTCCCGGAATTTACGCCGGACTCGAATTATCTGCGTGAGAGCTTTAATTATTTGTGCAATATTTTGCGCGCGTCGGGACTTGATACAATTTCTGACGTTAAAAAATTTCTCGCCGACATGGAAAGCGATAATAAAGGCTTGAGACAGTTGCAGACGATTCACGACACATTCAGGGAAAATACAAACTGGAAAATGGATCCGTTCTCGGCATTGTTCCTGCTGGTGTTAAATTTCAAGTGGGATAACCTCAAGGATAAAGACTTAGTGAAGCTCAACATTAAATCAGGCTCAGACAGAATTACAGGAGGAAAATAA
- a CDS encoding YedE-related selenium metabolism membrane protein, translating to MDRILTSRQGPWIAGGFIGLIAVALAHFGNPGNMGFCVACFTRDIAGALGFHRAGVVQYIRPEIPGFILGSFISSLLFREYSPRGGSSPIVRFGLGVFAMLGALVFLGCPWRAYLRVAGGDWNALYGVGGLIVGVIIGILFLWQGFSLGAAESNPKSAGLIMPLIAVSLLAFLFLAPKFGENNPIFFSTSGPGSQHAPALMALAAGLIVGWLAQRSRFCTVGAIRDFLMMGDAYLLKGIIAFTVVAFAANYALGTFKPGFESQPVAHTNELWNFLGMVLSGLAFTLAGGCPGRQLIMAGEGDSDAGIFVIGMLAGAAIAHNFSSASSGAGLGPTGIYVTVIGLIFCLCVGFLFVDRR from the coding sequence ATGGACAGAATTTTAACGTCAAGGCAGGGCCCATGGATCGCAGGCGGTTTTATAGGCTTGATTGCTGTAGCATTAGCTCATTTCGGCAACCCCGGGAATATGGGATTTTGCGTCGCTTGTTTCACTCGTGATATTGCGGGTGCTTTAGGTTTTCACAGAGCCGGAGTCGTGCAATATATTCGGCCTGAGATTCCCGGATTCATTCTCGGATCTTTCATTTCTTCATTGCTATTTCGTGAATATTCACCGCGCGGAGGTTCTTCCCCTATTGTGAGATTTGGACTCGGAGTCTTTGCCATGCTGGGAGCTCTTGTATTTCTCGGCTGTCCGTGGCGCGCATATTTGAGAGTCGCCGGCGGAGATTGGAACGCTTTATACGGTGTCGGAGGCTTAATCGTAGGTGTAATAATCGGAATATTATTTTTGTGGCAGGGATTTAGTCTCGGAGCAGCTGAATCGAATCCCAAATCAGCAGGTTTAATTATGCCGTTGATAGCTGTTTCTTTGCTTGCGTTCTTGTTCCTTGCGCCGAAATTTGGAGAAAACAACCCGATATTTTTCTCGACCAGCGGCCCAGGTTCACAACATGCACCCGCATTAATGGCACTTGCAGCAGGTTTAATTGTCGGCTGGCTCGCACAAAGAAGCAGATTTTGCACAGTCGGAGCAATTAGAGATTTTCTCATGATGGGCGACGCTTATTTATTGAAGGGTATTATCGCGTTTACAGTCGTTGCATTTGCTGCAAATTATGCGCTCGGAACGTTCAAGCCGGGATTTGAGTCACAGCCTGTAGCACACACAAATGAATTATGGAATTTTCTCGGAATGGTGTTATCTGGATTAGCTTTTACTCTTGCGGGAGGATGCCCGGGCAGACAATTAATTATGGCCGGTGAAGGTGATTCGGATGCAGGAATATTTGTAATCGGAATGCTTGCGGGTGCGGCTATTGCACATAATTTTTCGTCGGCTTCAAGCGGTGCAGGACTCGGCCCGACTGGAATTTATGTAACTGTAATAGGGCTTATTTTCTGTCTTTGCGTCGGATTCTTATTTGTTGACAGGAGGTAA
- the csaB gene encoding polysaccharide pyruvyl transferase CsaB → MRKYKAALLGYYGFNNLGDELLLQASINILLEAGVTREKIIVLSNNPDETTKNFGVDSINRWQYREVWRVLRNSESLILGGGGLFQDSTSIKSCVWYWLIMRLAKMAGTKIFALGQSIGPLESRTGQFFAGNALRLCRLVHVRDNNSQKLAEKFNCVNIIRGSDIALSLKPGNFTRENNKLLINLRPCRNLDSFVKIILPHINNYKSAKIGVALAPEDESALKNLPLTDIIRVKNFHEACEIWSDSESAIGMRLHFGVLSRIFATPLALMPYDVKVSEFAKESGVPCIIDSWVEPVKPREINLLYYDKICTWINAELMKSE, encoded by the coding sequence ATGAGAAAATATAAAGCTGCTCTATTAGGCTATTACGGATTTAATAATCTCGGTGATGAATTATTACTGCAGGCGAGTATAAATATTTTGCTTGAGGCTGGAGTCACGCGCGAAAAAATTATAGTTCTCTCAAATAATCCCGATGAGACAACAAAAAATTTCGGTGTTGACTCGATTAACCGCTGGCAATATCGCGAAGTCTGGCGGGTGCTGAGAAATTCCGAAAGTCTAATACTCGGCGGAGGTGGACTCTTTCAGGACTCAACAAGTATAAAATCTTGCGTATGGTATTGGCTTATTATGAGGCTCGCGAAAATGGCCGGAACGAAAATTTTTGCGCTTGGTCAGTCAATCGGGCCGCTTGAGAGTCGAACGGGTCAATTTTTTGCGGGAAATGCTTTAAGGCTGTGCAGGCTGGTTCACGTCAGGGACAATAACTCGCAGAAACTCGCAGAAAAATTTAATTGCGTGAATATAATTAGAGGCTCTGACATTGCATTGAGTCTCAAACCGGGAAATTTTACGCGCGAAAATAATAAATTGCTCATAAATTTGCGTCCATGCAGGAATCTTGACTCGTTCGTGAAAATAATTTTGCCTCACATAAATAATTATAAATCCGCGAAAATCGGTGTTGCCCTTGCTCCTGAAGACGAGAGCGCACTAAAAAATTTGCCGCTTACAGATATTATAAGAGTCAAAAATTTTCATGAGGCGTGCGAAATTTGGAGTGATTCAGAGTCAGCTATTGGAATGCGCTTACATTTCGGTGTGTTGTCGAGAATCTTTGCGACTCCTTTAGCGTTAATGCCTTATGACGTGAAAGTCAGCGAGTTTGCAAAAGAGTCCGGCGTTCCCTGCATAATTGACTCGTGGGTAGAGCCAGTAAAACCGCGCGAAATTAATTTATTATATTATGATAAAATTTGCACATGGATAAACGCAGAACTAATGAAATCGGAATAA
- a CDS encoding aminotransferase class V-fold PLP-dependent enzyme, with protein sequence MAVYLNNAATTWPKPEIVADSMRNFLINGGANSSRGTSSARDMSTMNLILDCRIKLAELFNGYDNRNPLLITFTANITESLNIVLRGFLRPGMSVLTSSMEHNAVMRPLRALESKGVKLDILQADSTGSLSPDDLSAKLADNVYDLAVFSHASNVSGTLQDISSLAEICRKNNLPLVLDSAQTAGLIDIDAEKLNLAALCFTGHKSLMGPQGTGGIVWNPDFASRVEPIITGGTGSYSHLEIQPEDLPDKFESGTPNLPGIAGLNAALDWLNETGINNIANKERGIGAYFLERLKTFNDVLLTGKSDMNNRLPVFAFNVKDIDNGILADELSCAGFETRPGLHCAPIAHKTLNTFPQGALRVSPGYFTTIDEIDAFFAALSESIKR encoded by the coding sequence ATGGCTGTATATTTAAACAATGCTGCAACGACTTGGCCGAAACCTGAAATAGTCGCGGACTCAATGCGAAATTTTTTAATCAACGGCGGTGCAAATTCTTCACGCGGGACTTCATCAGCTCGTGATATGTCGACGATGAATTTAATATTAGACTGCCGGATAAAGCTGGCTGAACTCTTTAACGGTTATGATAATCGCAACCCGCTTTTAATAACTTTTACGGCGAACATTACAGAGTCATTAAATATCGTTCTGCGTGGATTCTTGAGACCCGGAATGAGCGTATTAACTTCTTCAATGGAACATAATGCAGTAATGAGGCCTTTGCGCGCGTTAGAGTCAAAAGGTGTGAAACTTGATATTTTGCAGGCTGATTCAACTGGGAGTCTGAGTCCTGACGATTTGAGCGCGAAATTAGCAGATAATGTGTATGATTTAGCGGTATTTTCGCACGCAAGCAATGTATCAGGCACGCTGCAGGATATTAGCTCGTTGGCTGAAATTTGCAGGAAAAATAATTTGCCGTTAGTTCTTGACTCTGCACAGACGGCGGGACTAATTGATATTGATGCTGAAAAATTAAATCTTGCTGCATTGTGCTTCACTGGTCATAAAAGTTTAATGGGACCTCAAGGCACGGGCGGGATAGTTTGGAATCCTGATTTTGCGTCAAGAGTTGAACCTATTATAACTGGCGGGACTGGGAGTTACTCGCATTTAGAGATTCAGCCTGAAGATTTGCCCGATAAATTTGAGTCAGGGACTCCGAATTTGCCCGGTATAGCTGGTTTGAATGCTGCATTAGATTGGCTTAACGAGACGGGAATAAATAATATCGCAAATAAAGAACGTGGAATCGGCGCATATTTTCTTGAGAGGCTCAAAACTTTTAATGATGTTTTATTGACGGGAAAATCTGACATGAATAATAGACTTCCTGTTTTCGCATTTAACGTGAAGGATATAGATAACGGTATTCTTGCTGATGAGTTGTCATGCGCAGGATTCGAGACTCGGCCGGGACTTCATTGCGCACCGATAGCACATAAGACTTTGAATACTTTTCCTCAGGGAGCATTACGGGTTTCTCCGGGATATTTTACGACTATTGACGAGATTGACGCGTTTTTTGCTGCATTAAGTGAGTCAATAAAGCGATGA
- a CDS encoding nitroreductase family protein, whose product MEFEKVLTHRVSTRKYNDKMPSDEAIQKIIDAALLAPIVHWHKLHLSVVTNPEAMKLADDAAAEIFAAPDAPVKMPRPYMYGAPVWIILSGKIYDEKENPQAHLMNVNLFWNVGSIIENMELQATDLGLASCGINTTVVAMRNRPDVRKALDIPDGYDALASVIVGYSDSPLPERKVKPEFIPVSYVK is encoded by the coding sequence ATGGAATTTGAGAAAGTTTTAACTCACAGGGTATCGACGCGCAAATATAATGACAAAATGCCCAGTGATGAAGCAATTCAAAAAATTATTGACGCAGCTTTATTAGCTCCGATCGTGCATTGGCATAAATTACATTTGTCAGTCGTTACTAATCCTGAAGCTATGAAACTTGCAGACGACGCAGCAGCAGAAATTTTCGCAGCACCTGACGCACCCGTGAAAATGCCTCGTCCCTATATGTATGGCGCACCGGTTTGGATAATTCTTTCAGGCAAAATTTACGACGAGAAAGAGAATCCCCAAGCGCATTTAATGAACGTAAATTTATTCTGGAACGTAGGCTCAATCATTGAAAATATGGAGTTACAAGCTACAGATTTAGGACTCGCGAGCTGCGGAATTAATACAACAGTTGTAGCTATGAGGAATCGTCCCGACGTGAGAAAAGCTCTTGACATTCCCGATGGTTATGATGCTCTTGCGTCTGTGATTGTAGGTTATTCTGACTCGCCTCTGCCTGAACGCAAAGTAAAGCCGGAATTTATACCCGTTTCATATGTCAAGTAA
- a CDS encoding pyridoxamine 5'-phosphate oxidase family protein, with product MKEVLQFLQKSKVFFLATSENNVPHVRPMGFIMECGGKLAFMTDNNMSLCKQLAANPKIEISAVDENMNTLRISGTVKFATTPETQQKVLEVMPALAKSYSVGDGKLEVFYLDEGCAVCSSMSGEKKELPL from the coding sequence ATGAAAGAAGTATTACAATTTCTCCAGAAGTCAAAAGTATTCTTCCTCGCAACATCAGAAAATAACGTCCCTCATGTCCGTCCTATGGGCTTTATTATGGAATGCGGCGGAAAATTAGCATTCATGACCGATAACAATATGTCATTATGCAAACAATTAGCAGCTAATCCGAAAATCGAAATTTCTGCCGTTGACGAAAATATGAACACGCTTAGAATTTCAGGCACCGTAAAATTTGCGACAACACCGGAGACTCAGCAAAAAGTTCTTGAGGTCATGCCCGCACTCGCAAAAAGTTATTCAGTAGGCGACGGAAAACTCGAAGTATTTTATCTCGATGAAGGCTGCGCAGTTTGTTCATCAATGAGCGGCGAAAAAAAGGAACTTCCATTATAA
- the plsY gene encoding glycerol-3-phosphate 1-O-acyltransferase PlsY, with the protein MRSIILWAIVSYLIGSFPTGYVVTKLFHKDENGKRDGLDIRSIGSGAIGATNVGRAMGPVWSWFTAIVDMLKGAFALLLAAHIAPAESQNLIASIAAFAVVIGHNYPVWLKFKGGKGVATTYGTLFFIWPYKSFAVVLLCGAIWYAVRWLTRYVSLASMLSLAAMPLGFAMLGAPKEFIILSAVLAALCVFRHRTNIARMIHGTEAKFTPKSKK; encoded by the coding sequence ATGAGAAGTATAATTTTATGGGCGATAGTCTCATATTTAATAGGCTCATTTCCGACGGGCTATGTAGTAACGAAATTATTTCACAAGGACGAAAACGGAAAGCGCGACGGACTCGACATTCGTTCAATAGGATCCGGAGCAATCGGAGCAACAAACGTAGGGCGCGCGATGGGGCCTGTATGGTCATGGTTTACGGCGATAGTAGACATGTTAAAAGGTGCATTTGCGTTATTACTAGCTGCACATATTGCGCCGGCTGAGTCGCAAAATTTAATTGCGTCGATCGCTGCATTTGCTGTCGTAATAGGCCATAATTATCCGGTCTGGCTGAAATTTAAAGGCGGCAAGGGAGTAGCTACAACTTACGGGACATTATTTTTTATTTGGCCGTACAAGTCATTTGCTGTAGTGTTATTATGCGGGGCTATCTGGTATGCTGTGAGGTGGCTGACTCGATATGTATCACTTGCGTCAATGCTTTCACTTGCTGCGATGCCGTTAGGTTTTGCTATGTTAGGAGCGCCGAAAGAGTTTATTATTTTGTCTGCTGTACTTGCTGCTTTGTGTGTGTTCAGGCATAGAACGAATATAGCAAGAATGATTCACGGCACAGAAGCGAAATTTACGCCTAAGTCCAAGAAATAA
- a CDS encoding winged helix-turn-helix transcriptional regulator: MTENYLCPLKHLANTFGGKWKLPIICILSSDDSPKRYSAIKRRLGNITNLMLAQSLRELESSGLVHREQYNEIPPRVEYSLTERGKSALSFITYAAQWAIKDLQENSTQIFCAKCVITD; the protein is encoded by the coding sequence ATGACAGAAAATTATTTATGTCCGTTAAAGCACCTTGCAAACACTTTCGGCGGAAAATGGAAGCTGCCAATAATCTGCATACTTTCAAGCGATGACTCGCCCAAACGTTACAGCGCAATTAAACGCAGACTCGGTAACATCACAAATTTAATGCTTGCTCAATCTTTGCGCGAGCTTGAGTCTTCCGGCCTCGTTCACAGAGAGCAATATAACGAAATCCCCCCAAGAGTCGAATATTCATTGACTGAACGCGGAAAAAGCGCACTATCATTCATAACTTATGCGGCACAATGGGCGATAAAAGATTTGCAGGAAAATTCAACGCAAATTTTTTGTGCAAAATGCGTTATTACGGACTAA
- a CDS encoding histidine kinase, with amino-acid sequence MLNFSYKILFDRVFDPIAVHRVESENIIFIDVNTAYERVMKLPRDKIIGKNFNDVWPNAESMWSQIIRDSVAQKKTMHCIGESVDVKSYLEAIAFPVPPDMAAVIFLDRTKLKRSDNALRKSQRHLRELAAQLTIIEEDTRREIASYLHDKVGYDLISQLKILREIDSLDDITQIKSLTKNLIAGTENIISENRSLIFELSPPVLKEAGLNPALDELAKNILAPHGIFWQVISKGSTDEFREDDSISVILYRMARELLINIVKHSGASYVNIIINRKPEIITIAIEDNGTGLAGNNKGFGLFSIQERLLALGGNFKIISESGKGLMAVMTCPLKLKNGEILHDKNIISRRS; translated from the coding sequence ATGCTTAATTTTTCGTATAAGATATTATTTGATAGAGTCTTTGATCCGATTGCAGTACACAGAGTCGAGTCAGAAAATATTATATTCATTGACGTTAACACGGCTTATGAAAGAGTCATGAAGTTACCGCGCGATAAAATAATCGGCAAAAATTTTAATGATGTCTGGCCAAACGCTGAGTCTATGTGGTCGCAAATTATTCGTGATTCAGTCGCCCAGAAAAAAACTATGCATTGTATCGGTGAAAGTGTTGACGTTAAAAGCTACTTAGAGGCGATTGCTTTTCCTGTACCTCCTGATATGGCAGCAGTAATTTTTCTTGACAGAACGAAATTAAAGCGTTCAGACAATGCATTGAGAAAAAGTCAGAGGCATTTACGCGAATTAGCAGCACAGCTCACAATAATAGAAGAAGACACCCGCCGTGAAATAGCGTCATACTTGCATGATAAAGTCGGTTATGATTTAATCTCGCAGCTAAAAATTTTGCGGGAAATTGACTCACTCGATGACATAACGCAAATTAAATCGCTCACAAAAAATTTAATCGCAGGCACAGAAAATATTATCTCCGAAAATCGCAGCTTGATATTCGAGTTAAGCCCGCCCGTTTTGAAGGAAGCCGGACTCAATCCCGCACTTGATGAACTCGCGAAAAATATTCTTGCGCCTCATGGAATTTTTTGGCAGGTCATAAGCAAGGGCAGCACCGACGAATTTAGAGAGGATGACTCTATAAGCGTAATTTTATACAGAATGGCACGCGAATTATTAATCAACATCGTCAAGCATTCGGGAGCCTCGTACGTGAATATCATAATCAACCGCAAGCCCGAAATTATCACGATTGCAATAGAAGATAACGGCACAGGACTCGCGGGTAATAATAAAGGTTTTGGATTGTTCAGCATTCAAGAAAGATTATTAGCACTAGGAGGAAATTTTAAGATTATTTCTGAATCGGGTAAAGGTTTAATGGCTGTAATGACTTGCCCGCTGAAATTAAAGAATGGAGAAATCTTGCATGACAAAAATATTATTAGCAGACGATCATAA